The genomic segment GTTGACCTTTAGGTCCTGCCATCAGGTGTTGTAAGAGGGGTAAGGCAAAAGCTGCGGTTTTACCGGTTCCCGTCTGTGCTAAGCCTACAACATCTTGGCCATCGAGGATGGCGGGTATGGCTTTTGCTTGGATAGGTGTGGCTACTTCGTAGCCTTCGGCTTGAATACCGGATAAAATTTGGGCGTTTAATTTGAATTCTGTAAAGTTCACTAAAAAGTTCCTGGCTATAGTAGTTGAGCCAAGTAACATCTTTAGCTCTAAAAGTGGGCATTCTAACAGGCTTATGTGGCAAATGATAGGACAATTGCACTAAAAATAGACGGTCGCAAACAGCCATTTTTAACGTAAGCCTTCAAGTAGCCCAGTGGCTGTTTTTCCTCTCATCTCCCCATTGACTATAGCAGCTGAGTGGATGATTAACAGTCATCGACTGGTTCACGTATTCATTTGACTTTAGATCATTTTTTTAAATTTAAAAAAGCATAATGAGCATTACGCTGACGTACTATGCCTTACTCAGGCATGCAAAAAATAGGTTTCGACTAGATTATACCCAAGTAAGTAATATTTGCTTGGGTATAATCAAACGCTTTTTATGGAATGGTTATAGGAGGTAATGAATTTAAAATACCGATGGCTTCTATTAGCGAGATAATCGCATCTTTTATAGCGAGTGTAGCTGCCTCAGCGCCCGCTATAGTTTGAACTAAAGTTAATACAGTGGTCAGTATACTTAATGCATTTGATAACATGCCGGTTATAATAATAAGGGACATCTTTTTTATCCTGCTGTGAATCTATTTGTGTTTAAATTTTATCTTTTTTATTTAATATGCTGTTAATACTTAAAAATTAAATTTCATGAAGGAAGCACAATGCTTCCTTCATCTACACTTAATTAATTATCTTACAACAGGTATCCCTGGCAATCCGTTTAATATACTTAATGCGCTCATGACAGAAGCGATTGCAGCTTGTACGGGAGCAATAGCAGAGCCAGCGCCCGGAACTACAGCTAGTAAAGTAAGTACAGTGTTTAAGGTTCCTAAGACTGTAGTAAGTAAGGTAGATATAATTGCGATAGGCATAATTTTTTCCTTTAATAAAATTTGTGATAACTATTTTTTCAATAAAGCATTAGTGCTTCAAAGTAATAACTTTCTTATTTTTTGTTAAGTGAGCATAAATGGAGAGATCATTGAATGATCTCTATAGCAATAGATTTTTTATTAACTATTTCTATTTATGATAGATATAAATTATCACTGATCAGGGAAATACAAAACTGGTATTTATGGTATTAACTAGGATTAGTTGCTATACCGATCTATTAGAGCTATTATGCACCTAATGAACACTATAGGTGAATTATGTTGACACTTGGAGCCCGAGAAGCAAAAAATGAATTTGGTCGACTGCTGGATGCCGCTCAAAGCGAGAATGTTCTAATTGAAAAGAAAGGGCGGCCTGTTGCAGTGGTACTATCGATAAAAAAATATCAACTATTAGAAGATGCTCAAGATAAGTTGTGGGAAATTTTAGCAAAAACTTCAGAAATGGACGGGTTAGTTAGCGAAAAAGAAAGTGAAGATTTTTTAAAATCCTTACGTGACGATGATAAAAATTAGTTTTGCTAAACAAGCTTTAAAGTTTTTAAAGCAAGTACCTATTAAACATGGAAGACAGTTAGCAATGACTGTAGAGTCCTTAAAGGAAAATCCATTTCCACAAGACGCAAAAAAATTAAAAGGGATTTCTGATTATCATCGAGTTGATGTCGGTGAATATAGAGTGATCTACCGAATAGACGCAGCAAGGAAATTACTCATCATCGCTTTTATGGGTAAGCGCAATGATAATGAGGTCTATAAAAAATTCAAACGAAAAAAAGTTAATCTGTCTAATGCATAGACTGCCTCGAGGAAGGTTTTAATAACGTAAATAGACCGGCGCTGCTAGTTTGCATCTCTATAGAATTTACCGCTGCAATTAAATTGGCTAACTCTGCACTGGAGTAATGCGTAGTCACGCGTTGACTTTTGTGGCCGAGTAAATCTTGTCTATCTTCATAACTGACGTTAGCCGCACGTAAACGCCGGCCAAACGTATGTTTTAAATCATGCACACGTACCTGTGGAAGTTTGGTTTTCCTGCGTGCGCTTAACCATGCAGAATTTAACATCCGTGATAAAGGTTTATTCCGATAAGTAAAAACAAATATAGGGTGGCAATCGCGTTGTGCTTCAATCACTTGTTTGGCTTGTTGATTTAAAACAACTAATCGATGCTGCCGATTTTTAACTAGGTTGGCAGGAATAATAAAAACATAGGTATTTAATTCAGGTATGCTCACTTCCCACTGCCATTGTAAGCGACAAATTTCTTGATCACGACAGCCCGTATGAACGGCAAATATGGCCATTTGTTTTAAATGAAAGGGTAAATGATCAAACAAGCGTTGTTCTTCTTCTTTGGATAAAGGGTAGGGTAAACGTTTATTTTGCTCAGGTAACAAGCGAATTTTTGGCGCACTGGCTAACCAACTTAAACCATTTTCGTCCAACCATTCTTGTGCAGCGAGATTTAAAATGCGACGTACGACTTGTAATCCGTAATTAATAGTTCGATTTTTTACTCCAGCCGCTTTACGCGTTTGTATATAGGTTGCTAGATTGCCTTGATGAATCGCTGTCAGCGGTAAATGACCGATAAACGCATCCAGTTGTTTTAGTAAGCGCGCATCAATATGCAGGCTCGCTTTATGTTGGTTTTCAATAAGGAATTTAAGTGCGGCATGTCGGAATGAACGTGTCGGTCTTACTCCGTAAATACTGGCTAGCCGGATTTCTTCAAGGCGATGCATTAAATAGCGTTCCGCTTCTGCCAATGAGGACGATTTTGTGCTTTCTGACAGGCGTCGACCATAAATTTTTTTATTGATGTGCCATATCGATCCTCTTTTAATGAGACCGGGTGAGCGTTTGCTTGCCATTTAGCTAACTCCTTACCATAACTTATGAACGTGAAAGATTTGCTTTCTTTCTCGATAATTGATCGACCAACTGCTGAAATTCTTCATCAAGCGTTTTTTTTGAGATAGTGGTATGTTTTTTTTCTGTTAACAAGTGTTTAATCGCATGAGCTTGCCAACGTATAACACGTTGTGCAGGTTTGCCTTGATGTTTTTTAAACTCATCGGCCCATTGATCTAAATCCAATCGATCAAAGGCAATTCCTTGCTGACCAATTCTTAATGTAATTAAAAAAGGCCTAACTTCGCTATTGAATCGATTTTTATCCATACCTAAATATTTTGCGGCATCACGCAAACGGATTAAGCGAGGTTGCATAACTCTTCCTAACTCTAACTAAGCATTCACTTTATCTCGATAAGATACGCACTTACGATGTAAAAAAATTTAACTTTTATTGTATAGACTTTTTGTAGAACGAAAAATAAAGGATGTGAGTTCATGCAGGAAGCAATGTTAGATAAAGCTATATATAGTTTAGGTTCAGTTAAGCATATGGCCAAAAAGTTAGGTATACACCGTGAACATGTCTACGCCTGGATAAAAGGAGTCAGCAAAATACCCTTAGAGTATGCCTTGCAAATTGAATATTTAACCGGCGGTGAAATTAACTGGAAGGATTTAGTGCCCTTTCATATTGTGCAACGTTTAAAGCACTTAACTTTACGGTTACCCAAGTTTGATTTACCACCGTGTGAGCTAGTTTATGTTGCCATTGAGCGTATCAAATCAGAAAAATGTGTAATAACTATTACTGAGAAAAACGCATCGATTCCTCTGCATAAACAGCGCCCTATTTGTTTGGATGAAGAGAATACGTTGATCTTTGGTGAAAAGATTTTTTATCTATATAAACACCATACTAAAAAAACAGTTCCAGCGTGGCGTGTTTCTTTAACTGACTTAGCGAAAGGGCATTACAGCAGTGAATTATTTGTAAAAAATTTCCTTATCAGTGAGCGCGTTGCGATAGGCATGGCATTAGAAAAATTTTTGGGGAGTCGACAAGGGTATCGTAGTGATCTTGAAAAAGCAAAAAGCCAAGCTGAGCTCAGCAAAAAAAGAAATATTATGCCGAGAGGAATTCAAAAGCCACGACTTATGAATAATGATGCACAAGTGAATCAAGAAGAAAGGACACCTTTACGACAATTAATTGCCACTCGCTTAGGTTTTGGCAGTCATTTCACCTATCAAAATGCTAAAAGATTAAAACTTTATGCGAGCAAGGAATTGATGAAGCAGGTTGATCAGCGAAAAATAAGTATTTCTAAAGCAGCTAAATTATGTCCAGTTTTATCGGTTAGAAAAGTAAAAAAAACTAATTTAAGTAAAGCAGTAAGTTAATTAGGGTTAATAAATTCTCAGTCTAATTCATTGAGTGAGGGAAATTATGCGCTATCGAATGTTAGATGTCAGGATTTGGTGTGATGAGAAATTTCGCTCATTAACCCCTTTAAAACCGAGTGGCCAAGCACTTTTTCTTTATCTATTATGCAATCCGCATACCACCTCTATCCCAGGTTTGTATCGTGCGGGTGCGGGTGCTATGGCAGAAGAGTTAGGATGGTCATTGATAGGATTTCAACGTGCTTTAAAAGAAGTGATGGGCCAAGGTTTGGTGCAAGCTGATCTCAAGGCACGCGTTATTTTTATAGCTAATGCCATTAAATATAATAAACCTCAATCACCGAATGTAGTGCGAAGCTGGGCATTGCATTGGGATGAAATCCCTGAATGTACACTTAAAAACGAAGCTTATTATAAACTAGAAGCATTTGTAAAAGGCTTAGGTAAAGCCTTCGAGCTAGCCTTTGCAGAAACCTTACGTCAACCTGCAGTAAAAGATGCTACTAAGTCATTGACTAAGTCTTGCCTTAATCAGGAACAGGATCAGGAACAGAAACAAGAACAGGATCAAGAAGAAGAGATTGAAGGGTTTAAATCACCATCCGACGCACACATTGCTAATTTAACGACTAAGCATTCCAGTGTCCCAAGTTCAGAACCGTTATTAACGATACCTCTCATGGGTAATGCCATTTATCAGGTGAGGCAGCAAGAATATGAAGAATGGCAAACTCTTTATGCTGAAATCGATGTATTACAAGAATTGCGCAAATTGATCGCCTGGAATATTACTAATCCGAATAAACGTAAGCACCGCGCGAGTATTTTACGACATATTCATGCGTGGTTGACTAAAGAGCAACAGCAAAAAAAACAGTTTCCAGCGGCGTGTCGTTCATTTCCAATAACTTTTGAACATAATTTACAAATAGCAAAAAAATGGATGACTTCTAATCCAGAAGTGACTAAGCCGCATGATCTGCAATTATTAAAAGGGAAAAAAATGGTATGACTTCAGAAGATCAAGAAAAATTTACGCAAGGAATGATGGTTTTGGCAGAAGTTTATAATCGCAAACTTTCTTCGTTATTATTACATACCTATTGGAATTGTTTGAAAAAATATGCGTATGCCGTGTTTGAGGTAAGCTTATGGGATTTTTTGAAAAATCCTGACTATGCCAAAAGAGGTTTTCCAAGTCCTGCGGATTGGATTAAAGCGATAGAGGGTGATACAGCAAGTAAAGGTCTAGCGGCTTGGACAGAAATTATTACCACCATTCGACATATCGGCCATTACGAGAGTGTGATATTCACGGATCCTTTGATCCACTCTGTGATTAGAGATATGGGAGGGTGGATTTTTTTATGTCAACAATCGGAACGTGATTTGATTTTTGCACAAAAAGAATTTGAGCGGCGCTATCAAAATTATTATGCACTTAAAAAATTGGCTAGCATGCCACGTTATTTAACTGGACAAATCGAACATCAAAATAAATTAAAGGGTTTTACTGAATATATTCCTAGGCCTAAAAATATAAGGCAAGTCTTGAATTCAAGTCATTTAAAAAATAAGGAGGTAAAGTAATTCATTAATAATAAATTTTTTTATCTATATCATTTTTAAGGAATAAATTATGTTAAAACGTCTCGGATTCCTATCGCTATTGATTGATTGTTTTCCGTTCGTAAGAGAGTTTCGATTACGCAAAAAAATAAGACATAAAAGATTAAAAATGCAGCGTAAATTACCCAAAGATGAGCCTAAACATTTAAGACGCTATGTCATGCTGTCCGGGACCATACGTCGTCTGTAGCGGATAGGCAGGCAGTTAAGCTTGATGTGTAATTTATCATTTTTTATTGAAAGTCATTATACAAGGGAATAAAGTTATGAAGTGTTTAAATCCGTTTTGTGAATATGCCAAAACACGGGTAATTAATTCACGTAAATCAGAAGAAGGAAAAAAAATCTTACGCAGAAGACATTGTCCTAAGTGTAATAAACGCTATACCTCGATTGAGGTCCTCGCTTACTTTGGTTATCCGAATGCACAAAAAAGGGCATCGTTAAATCTTTTAATGACCTATTAAATGTGATAAACTAGTTTAAGACTAGTTTAATTTAAAGAGGTCATTATGCAAACAGTGGGTGCTTTTGAAGCCAAAACACATTTTTCTGCGTTGCTCGATAAAGTGGAAAAAGGTGAGCAAATCGTTATCACTAAACATGGTCGCATCGTGGCTAAGCTGGTACCCGCGACTGCGGCTAATCAGCTACGTATTCAACAAGCTATTGCGGCGCTCAAAGATTTAATCCATGGGCATACGCTTAAGGATGATTGGAAAAAATTACGTGACCAGGGACGGCGCTAATGAGCTTTGTATTAGATGCTTCTATCGCCTTGTCTTGGTGCTTTGATGATGAAGCTAGCCCCTATACCTGGTCTCTATTAGAGCGCTTAGAACAAGAAACGGCGCATGTGCCGAGTCTTTGGGCGCTAGAAATGAGCAATATTCTAATTCTTGCCGAAAGGCGTAAACGCATTAGTTATGCTCATGTCATCTTATCTCTCGAGTTGATCGGTAGTTTATCGATACAGGTTGATGAAGAGACTTCCTATCGTGCCTTTCATGAGACCAGTCAGCTGGCCTATAAGGAAAAACTCACTAGCTATGATGCTAGTTACCTTGAATTAGCCTTACGCTTAGGTATTCCTTTAGCGACTAAAGATAAGGCTCTAGCTAAGATCGCTAAGAAATTAGGAGTTATTTTAATTTAATTTGTATTTCCTGGACTGGCGCGCGTTTGCTTGGCAAATGGTTCAAGATGATGATTCAATCATGTAAATTATATTACCCATTTTCATTAGATAATCTTTCTCTACTTTAATAGGAGAAAGATTAAATGATATATACCTTATCAAAAACAGACAAAAAAGAGCCGGGTCCTACCGAAGCGATTTTCTTCACTAAACCTAAGTTTGAGGGTGATGCTTATATCGCCTATGTGGGTTATGTAGTGGATTTTGGCAAAGGGTTAAAAGACATACCAGATTCATTGAACGATCATCTGCATTCGGTCAAAACCGGTAACATCTGCAAATTAGAACTTTTTGAGGACTATGGTTTGTTAGGTGATAATATTGCAGTACCGGCTGACAGTGATTTAACACAAATACCCTTGGGACTTACTTCCTTTAAGGCTGAACTTGATTTGGATGCAAATATTAAGGATGAGCTCACACAATGTGAATTGGATAAAATTAACTACGAAAAAAGGCTAGAGGAATGTGTAGAAGAAAGAAAGGAATTCAAAAATAAGTTAGCCGAGTATGAGAATTTATTAAGACAATACAAAGATAAATTGACTGAGTGCGAGAAAAACGGTAAGGATTTAAAGGATCAATTAGACAAAAGAAAACTCGAAGATGAAGTAAAAAAAATCAAGGATAAGTTGGATGACTGCGAAAAAAAAGGTAAAGATTTGCAAGAGCAATTAGATAAGTCTGAGCAGGAAAAGAATGATTACAAAGAAAAGTTGGATGAGTATGATAAAAAATAATCCAACTGACTAACATAAATCTCACTGTTGATAGGAGGGTAAAAACTATCCAAGAAAAATATCTGACAGATATGAAGAGCTCTTGACGCGCAAAGCTCGCATCAAGAGCTTTTTGACTAGTGACGTTAGTCGAATAAGTGCTTGTTTTAATAGAAGTTTAATCATAGCAAAAACAACTGAGTAGATGATTAACAGTCATCTACTCAGCAGCGTGAAAGTCACGCCTTTATCCCTGCACGGGAAGTCCTTTCGATTGTTTTGGACCGCAAGAGGAACTCAAAAAGGGATATTTGTCCAGTGAACAATGCCAAACTATGCTGTATTCTATCTTTAGAGACGCTAATACTCGTGGCGTTAAGCAGTTATTAGTTATGCTCGAAAACATTCCGACATATGGGGAAGATAATATGAGTGTTGCTCAGAAACTTGAAGAACAAGACCTGCATCAAGGTGTCGAAAAGGCTATGAAGGCAGTTGAAAAAATTATGCAATCTAAAGGCCTCGCTCCAAAGACTATCCAAGAGATATTAAAGCTTTCTAAGCAGCTTGAACAGGAAGAAGTTTAGCATCTCTTTGCATAAAGCTTAATTAGCATGGAGAGTGAGTAAATAAATTTATTTCAGCTCTTGACCCATGCTACCTCTGCTATTACTATAAGCGGCCTTAACGGCTTTAAATTCCCCGATAGCTCAGTTGGTAGAGCAAATGACTGTTAATCATTGGGTCACAGGTTCGAGTCCTGTTCGGGGAGCCAGTATCATCATTAAAGATTTTGTAACAGACCCTGATTTGGAGAGTATAAATGTACGCAGTTATTTCCACTGGTGGAAAACAATATAAGGTCGCCGAAGGCGAAATTATTAAGCTAGAAAAGCTATCGGCAGAGGTCGGCGAAATCATTGAGTTTCCGGTGTTACTGCTGGCTAATAAGACCGATGTCAAAGTGGGATCACCTTTTTTAGCTGAGGCCAAGGTTAAGGCGTCTATCGTGGAGCATGGTCGTGGTGATAAAATCACTATTATTAAGTTTCGACGCCGTAAGCACCATAGAAAGCAAATGGGCCACCGGCAGCATTATACAGCGGTAAAAATTACCGAGATTTTATAGAGGATACTCACCATGGCACACAAGAAAGCAGGCGGTAGTACCCGCAATGGTCGCGATTCACACTCAAAACGCTTAGGTGTAAAACACTTCGGTGGTGAATCGGTTAAAGCAGGCAATATTATCATCCGTCAACGAGGAACACATTACCACCCAGGTAATAATGTCGGTATCGGCAAGGATCACACCTTATTTGCCTTAGTGCAAGGCGTGGTTAAGTTTGCCCGTAAAGGCGCTAAGCTAAGATGTTATGTGAATGTAGTTCCTGCATTAGCAGAGTCGGCTGAACACGCTGCTTAATTTCCTCGTCCTTGCGCGAGGTAGGCGACCAATCCTCGTCATTGCGAGCACCGAAGGTGCGCGGCAATCCATGGATGGCCACGGCCTTGCCTCGCCATGACGAAGTTTTATATATATAAATAAAAATAGTTTTTAATAGTTTTTAATGGTTACCCCGCTCAGCGGGGTTTTTTATGAAATTTTTAGATGAAGTTGAGATACTAGTAGAAGCAGGAAAAGGCGGGGCAGGCTGCGTTAGTTTTCGTCGCGAAAAATTTATCCCCTTAGGTGGGCCCGATGGCGGCGATGGCGGCGATGGCGGCAGTGTTTACTTAAAAGCCACGGCTAACCTCAATACACTGATTGATTTTCATTATAATCGCCTCTATAAAGCTGCCCGTGGCGAAAATGGTAAAGGCAGTGATTGCGCCGGGAAAAAGGGTGCTGATCTCTTTCTAGACGTGCCTGTCGGTACCCAAATCTTTGATGCGGATACGCAAGAATTGATCGGTGATTTAACGATCAAAGAGCAAACGCAATGTGTCGCAAAAGGCGGTTGGCATGGTTTGGGTAATGCCCGATTTAAAAGCAGTACTAATCGCAGTCCACGGCAATTTACACCCGGTCATCCCGGCGAAAGTCGTCGACTAAAGCTTTCGTTGAAATTGTTGGCGGATGTAGGTCTGGTGGGTTTGCCGAACGCCGGAAAATCGAGTCTGATACGAGCGGTATCGGCGGCGACGCCTAAAGTAGCTGATTATCCATTTACTACCTTGCAGCCGCATTTAGGTGTGGTGCGCTTAGAAGCGGGACGTAGTTTTGTGATGGCAGATGTTCCGGGATTGATTACCGGTGCTGCCGAAGGTTTAGGTTTAGGTATAAACTTTCTTAAGCATCTGGATCGTACGCGTTTATTACTGCATGTATTGGATATCCAACCCATCGATGGCAGTGATCCATTAAAAAATATGGCCTTGATTGAAAATGAGCTGTTAAAATATAGCCCTGAATTAGCTGCCAAACCTAGGTGGCTAGTGTTGAATAAAATAGACTTACTTTCTGCTGAAGAGTTGCACGAGTATGTGCAATATATAAAAACTCAAGTTCCTGAGCATGTCCCGCTATTTGAAATTTCGGCTTTACAGCGTGTCGGGACGCAAGCATTATGTTATGCTCTTGGAGATTTTTTGGAACAAAATGCACAGCAATGACGTAGCGATTAAACGACATGCGAGGTCGAAACGTCGGTGAGGGTGAGTTCAACCATGGATTGCCGCGCGCTACGCGCTCGCAATGACGGTGGTTGCCGCGCGCTCGTAAGACGAGAGTCACAATGTGTTTCTGCTGACGAGATGTTTTACGTGCTCGCATTGATAATGCTAGTTTATTCAACAGGATTTAGTTCAGTTTGCTTAGTGTGATGAGTAGGTTTGTTAACACAATATTTGAGCGTTTTTCCCATTTTAAAATGGATGCGATATTTTTCTGGAGCTAAAAAATGTTCTCCTGTTTTCGGATTAAAAGCAGTTCGTGCTGCATTATAATGGGGTGAGAAACTTCCAAAGCCGCGTATTTCTATACGATGGCCCTGGTATAATGTTTGTTCCAACAGTTCGATTAAATGCTCTACACTTTTCTTAACAGTGGTAGCCTGAAGTTGAGGAAACTTTAATATAAGTTGGTTAATGAGTTCTGGTTTCAGCATGGATCACCTATGATAAGTTTGATTAAGCCAAAAAAATGATGCAAATACAACTACGTCATCTGCCTAATTTGATTACGTGTATGCGCTTTATCCTAATAGGTCCCATTTTATGGGCCTTATTGACAAAGTGCTATCCCCTGGCCTTTTATTTGTTTGTGGTAGCCGGCTTGAGTGATGGCTTAGATGGTTTGTTAGCACGTTTTTTTGGTTGGACCACCCCTTTAGGCGCTTTATTGGACCCTTTGGCCGATAAGCTCTTACTCATGGGCAGTTTTGTTGTGTTAGCTTATTTACAGCAAATTCCCTTATGGTTAACGGTTATGGTGATAGGGCGCGATATTTGGATTATGGGCGGCGCTTTGCTGTATCGCTATTGGGTCGGCCCTTTAGATTATAAGCCGGTTTGGATTAGCAAGTTAAATACATTTTTTCAATTAGTTTTAGTGAGTTTACTCATTATTAAATTAGCTTTTTTTGATATCCCTGCCGAATTAATTCCACGTATTATAGAGGCGGTTTTTGTTACTACATTATTGAGTTTTATCCAATATACCTGGATGTGGTTTTGGCAAGCGGCTTACTATTTAAAGTTAGCGAGTAAAAAATTAAGCGCTAAGAATCAAAAGCAATGCTAACACAGCTCATTCTTCCCATCCAACCGCCTGATGCATGTTGTTTTGAAAATTTTTATATCGGTCAGAATGCTATTCTATTAAATTCCCTACAACAATTTGTGCTAAAAAGGGGTGAGCCTTATATCTATATTTGGGGTAATCCGGGTGCAGGTTGCACACACTTACTGCAAGCCTGTTGTCATGCCGCACAACAACAAGGATTTTCTGTCGCGTATTTGCCTTTAAGTACACTAAAAAAAAACAAGTGTAGCGAAATTTTGCGCGGCTTAGAATCAGTTGATATGGTGTGTATCGATGAACTAGATAGTATTATGGACGATAGTAGTTGGCAGGAGTCCTTATTCCATTTCTATAATCGCTTACAAGAACAATCTCGTTTTTTGTTGATTGCGGCTAAGCATAGTCCGCAGCAATTAAATTTCTCCTTGCCGGATTTAATTTCACGTTTGTCCAGCGGCGTTTTATTTCAAGTACGTGAATTAAATGACACAGAGAGACTCATTGCTTTACAGCAGCGTGCTTACCTGAGAGGCTTAGAGTTTTCAGAGGAAGTAGGACAATTTTTATTACACCGTCTTCCGCGCGATTCTCGAGCGCTTTTTTCAGCATTAGAACAATTAGATAAGGCCAGCTTAAGTTTAAAACGTAAATTAACTATTCCTTTAGTGAAAACGATTTTAAATCTATAAATTTAAATGTTTAGCATAAAAATACTTATGCTTAAAACCTAATTAAAATTTCCCATTATCCTAGCGAAATCAATCGTTCTAGACTTAAAAAGTATACTGTTTTTTCCTGTAAATAGTTTGTTTGGTCATCTAAAATGGATTTAAAAAAAATAAAATGGCTTGGATAATAGCGGCGTTGTTTCTTAGAAATCAGTTTTATTCTGGATTTTTTAGCGGATACACTATTTTTTTTATCTTGTTTAGAATTTTTTGCTTTAAAAAATAATTTTAATGCATAATTAGCTAGAAAAAGTCCGCTGTTAAAAGTATCGAGTGTATAAGGTACAGGAGATAAAGCATGAGTATTAGGTAATGGAACTTCCGACGTAATTGTTGGGATCGTATATTTGATGCTGTTTGCCTTGATAGGTGATTGCCAACTTAATAAGTGCATGTTATTTTCTTGTCTATCGAGCAGCTTGTCAAAGAGTGGCATTCTAGCCTTTAATGCGTAAAAAGAATTCTTCACATGATGTGCCATGGTATTTATAAAGCCTAGGGATCGTGTTGCTGAACTCTTTAAGTGAGATGTGCTTGTTGGTGTGAATACCGGCACCGATTTTTTTTTTCTGGTTTTATTGTTACTAGTTGAACTATTTATCGGTAGGCTAGTACTATTTATTATAGTTTTGTTCATTAAATCTTGAGCAGTCGAGTTTAATTCAGTTTTACTCCATTCACCTAGGGGATAAAAAGTTTTAGTATTGTTTAAATAAGTGCCATCAAACGTACTTTGTCTGAATGATTCATTTTCTAATAATTGTAAAATAATTTGTGGAGGTGTCTGATTAGACACCCCTTGCTTGATTAAAGCCGACCATAAATCCTGCAAATATCCGGCTAATAAAGACTCTGAAAAATTAGGATCCAGATTAAGATCATAACCTAATTCAATAAAAGCTATTTCAACGTATTTAATTAAATAGGTCAAATAAGGCTGTTCATACCAATTATATAATTTTCTTTTGGGTTTTTTTGAGTTTTTATAGTCACTCGATGATTTATACTGCTCTAGCATAGTGAACACTGAAGCGGTTAATTTGAAATTTTTTTCAATCTCATTAAATTTATCAGTAATACATCTACCTAAGTCATCAAA from the Rickettsiella endosymbiont of Aleochara curtula genome contains:
- a CDS encoding HU family DNA-binding protein, encoding MLKPELINQLILKFPQLQATTVKKSVEHLIELLEQTLYQGHRIEIRGFGSFSPHYNAARTAFNPKTGEHFLAPEKYRIHFKMGKTLKYCVNKPTHHTKQTELNPVE
- a CDS encoding CDP-alcohol phosphatidyltransferase family protein — translated: MMQIQLRHLPNLITCMRFILIGPILWALLTKCYPLAFYLFVVAGLSDGLDGLLARFFGWTTPLGALLDPLADKLLLMGSFVVLAYLQQIPLWLTVMVIGRDIWIMGGALLYRYWVGPLDYKPVWISKLNTFFQLVLVSLLIIKLAFFDIPAELIPRIIEAVFVTTLLSFIQYTWMWFWQAAYYLKLASKKLSAKNQKQC
- the hda gene encoding DnaA regulatory inactivator Hda yields the protein MLTQLILPIQPPDACCFENFYIGQNAILLNSLQQFVLKRGEPYIYIWGNPGAGCTHLLQACCHAAQQQGFSVAYLPLSTLKKNKCSEILRGLESVDMVCIDELDSIMDDSSWQESLFHFYNRLQEQSRFLLIAAKHSPQQLNFSLPDLISRLSSGVLFQVRELNDTERLIALQQRAYLRGLEFSEEVGQFLLHRLPRDSRALFSALEQLDKASLSLKRKLTIPLVKTILNL